A genome region from Rhodopseudomonas boonkerdii includes the following:
- a CDS encoding UdgX family uracil-DNA binding protein (This protein belongs to the uracil DNA glycosylase superfamily, members of which act in excision repair of DNA. However, it belongs more specifically to UdgX branch, whose founding member was found to bind uracil in DNA (where it does not belong), without cleaving it, appears to promote DNA repair by a pathway involving RecA, rather than base excision.), translating to MHTITLNGETDFDGWRKAARLLAMNGVAPEDVTWRVADGDEPELFPATLDVPLQEMRGTFNVPAHFVDLAQHVILHRNPERFALLYRMLWRLRSNHDLLQLSTDADTSKLESMAKAIRRDEHKMHAFVRFREIGREPQSHFVAWFEPEHHIVELAAPFFARRFADMAWSILTPDLCAHWDGHDVSFLPGVDKSMAPSSDRLEETWRTYYASIFNPARLKTKAMQKEMPRKYWRNLPEAGLIKPLIEKAERVTSEMIAAEAQEPKKPQRREDAMARSHSIAPTEYPDDTSLAALRDEAADCRACALWKDATQTVFGEGPKHASVMMVGEQPGDREDLAGKPFVGPAGQMLDKALKEAGIIREKVYVTNAVKHFKFVPRGKFRLHQKPATPEIKACRPWYEREKALVKPELVVAMGATAAQSVFGKIVPVGKTRGRVIDLDDGTRVLVTVHPSYLLRLPDEEARATEYANFVEDLRIVAAHLSEKARAA from the coding sequence ATGCACACCATCACGCTCAACGGCGAAACCGATTTCGACGGCTGGCGCAAGGCGGCGCGTTTACTGGCGATGAACGGCGTCGCGCCTGAGGATGTGACCTGGCGCGTTGCTGACGGCGATGAGCCGGAGCTGTTTCCAGCGACGCTGGATGTACCGCTCCAAGAGATGCGCGGCACGTTCAACGTCCCCGCCCATTTTGTCGATCTCGCGCAACACGTCATCCTGCATCGCAATCCCGAGCGTTTCGCCCTGCTCTATCGCATGCTGTGGCGATTGCGCAGCAATCATGACCTGCTGCAGCTCTCCACCGATGCAGACACTTCAAAACTGGAAAGCATGGCCAAGGCGATCCGCCGCGACGAGCACAAGATGCATGCCTTTGTTCGGTTTCGCGAGATCGGCCGCGAACCACAATCGCATTTTGTGGCCTGGTTCGAACCGGAGCATCACATCGTCGAACTGGCCGCGCCGTTCTTCGCAAGGCGCTTTGCCGACATGGCATGGTCGATCCTGACTCCCGATCTGTGCGCGCATTGGGACGGGCACGACGTGTCGTTTTTGCCAGGCGTCGATAAATCCATGGCGCCATCGAGCGATCGTCTCGAAGAGACGTGGCGCACCTACTATGCGAGCATCTTCAATCCAGCCCGCCTGAAGACCAAAGCGATGCAGAAGGAGATGCCGAGGAAATACTGGCGCAACCTGCCCGAAGCCGGGCTGATCAAGCCGCTGATCGAGAAAGCGGAACGAGTCACGAGCGAAATGATTGCCGCCGAAGCACAGGAGCCAAAGAAGCCGCAGCGCCGGGAGGATGCCATGGCGAGATCCCATTCTATCGCACCGACCGAATATCCTGATGATACGAGCCTCGCTGCGCTGCGCGATGAGGCTGCAGACTGCCGCGCCTGCGCGCTCTGGAAAGACGCGACGCAGACCGTGTTTGGCGAAGGACCAAAACATGCATCAGTCATGATGGTCGGTGAACAGCCAGGCGACAGGGAAGACCTTGCCGGCAAACCATTTGTCGGTCCGGCCGGGCAGATGCTCGACAAGGCGCTGAAGGAAGCCGGGATTATCCGCGAGAAAGTCTACGTCACCAATGCCGTGAAGCATTTCAAATTCGTGCCACGCGGTAAATTCCGGCTGCATCAGAAACCGGCGACGCCGGAGATCAAGGCGTGCCGCCCTTGGTACGAGCGCGAGAAAGCATTGGTGAAACCCGAGCTCGTTGTCGCCATGGGCGCGACGGCTGCGCAGAGCGTGTTCGGCAAGATCGTGCCGGTCGGCAAGACGCGCGGGCGCGTGATCGATCTCGATGACGGCACACGCGTGCTGGTGACCGTACATCCATCCTATCTATTGCGGCTACCGGATGAAGAGGCGCGGGCAACCGAGTATGCGAATTTTGTCGAAGACCTGCGCATTGTCGCGGCGCATCTGAGCGAAAAAGCACGGGCTGCGTAA
- a CDS encoding putative DNA modification/repair radical SAM protein: MDVKRKLEILADAAKYDASCASSGTEKRDSRDGKGMGSTDAGMGICHSYAPDGRCISLLKILLTNACNYDCLYCVNRASSNVTRARFTVDEVVQLTLDFYRRNYIEGLFLSSGIIRSADYTMEQVVAVARKLREEHHFRGYIHLKTIPEADDALIAEAGKYADRLSINIEVPDEGSLKNLAPEKDVRAIRRTMGRLRLKLDEAREGAKPTPRGRTAPRFAPAGQSTQMIVGADSANDATIIKTSANLYGSYHLKRVYYSAFSPIPDASRSLPLRAPPLMREHRLYQADWLMRFYGFDPDEIVGSESGMLPLDMDPKLAWALRHRDRFPLDVNRASREDLLRVPGFGARAVQRIIETRRISSIRVGDLAKLHIPRNKALPFIVLPDHRPAVHLLDSAQLAERFKPKAKQLGFAF; encoded by the coding sequence ATGGACGTGAAGCGCAAGCTGGAGATCCTCGCGGATGCTGCGAAGTATGACGCCTCCTGCGCATCGAGCGGCACGGAGAAGCGGGACTCGCGCGACGGCAAAGGCATGGGATCGACCGATGCAGGCATGGGCATCTGTCACTCCTATGCGCCGGACGGCCGCTGCATCTCGCTGCTCAAGATTCTCCTCACCAATGCCTGCAACTACGATTGCCTCTATTGCGTCAACCGTGCCTCCAGCAATGTAACGCGGGCGCGCTTCACCGTAGACGAAGTGGTGCAGCTGACGCTGGATTTCTATCGACGCAATTACATTGAGGGGCTGTTTCTTTCCTCTGGCATCATCCGCAGCGCAGATTACACGATGGAGCAAGTGGTCGCCGTCGCGCGCAAGCTGCGCGAAGAGCATCATTTCCGCGGTTACATCCATCTGAAGACGATCCCCGAAGCCGATGATGCGCTTATCGCCGAGGCGGGCAAATATGCCGACCGGCTCTCGATCAACATCGAGGTGCCGGACGAAGGCAGCCTGAAGAACCTCGCGCCGGAGAAGGACGTCCGCGCGATCCGTCGCACCATGGGACGTCTGCGGCTGAAACTGGACGAGGCGCGCGAGGGTGCCAAACCCACGCCCCGCGGCCGCACCGCGCCACGCTTTGCGCCGGCGGGTCAAAGCACGCAGATGATCGTCGGCGCCGACAGCGCCAATGATGCCACCATCATCAAGACCTCTGCCAATCTCTACGGCTCGTATCATCTCAAGCGCGTCTATTACTCCGCTTTCAGCCCGATCCCCGATGCTAGCCGTTCGCTGCCGCTGCGCGCGCCGCCTTTGATGCGTGAGCACCGGCTATATCAGGCCGACTGGCTGATGCGGTTCTACGGTTTCGATCCCGACGAGATCGTGGGCAGCGAAAGCGGCATGCTGCCGCTGGACATGGACCCGAAACTCGCCTGGGCGCTGCGCCACCGCGACCGTTTCCCGCTCGACGTCAACCGCGCCAGCCGCGAAGACCTGTTGCGGGTGCCGGGCTTCGGTGCGCGTGCCGTGCAGCGGATCATTGAAACGCGGCGGATTTCCTCGATCCGCGTCGGCGATCTGGCAAAGCTGCACATCCCGCGGAACAAGGCGTTACCGTTCATCGTTCTTCCCGATCATCGGCCGGCCGTGCACCTTCTCGACAGCGCGCAACTGGCCGAACGCTTCAAGCCGAAAGCCAAGCAATTGGGCTTTGCTTTCTGA
- a CDS encoding ImuA family protein, with protein MTSARTDMLARLRGSIERIEGHDDTVRFDRVALGHSEADTVLQGGLMRGALHEVFALETRQIGAATGFVSGIAQRLSRGRPLFWIRQDFVAREAGALAMTGLKELGLDPRCIVLVQAADHEMALRVGADALACDALGAVVLDLWGEVRAFDLVASRKYTLAAQSSGVSCVMLRTSALPMVSTAETRWVVQAAPSPEVAPWEAWGVPILDAQLVRNRHGMTGRWIMEWKCDECLFRETWSRTDETDSQSVAAAPADRPHQAPARPQRRVARRA; from the coding sequence ATGACCAGCGCACGCACGGACATGCTTGCGCGCCTGCGCGGCAGCATCGAACGGATCGAGGGTCATGATGACACCGTTCGCTTCGATCGCGTGGCGCTCGGCCATTCCGAGGCCGATACCGTGCTGCAAGGCGGCCTCATGCGTGGCGCCCTGCATGAGGTGTTTGCGCTGGAGACACGGCAGATCGGCGCGGCGACGGGCTTTGTCTCCGGCATCGCCCAGCGCCTGAGCAGGGGCAGGCCGCTGTTCTGGATCCGGCAGGATTTCGTCGCTCGTGAAGCAGGCGCCTTGGCGATGACGGGGCTCAAGGAACTCGGTCTCGATCCGCGCTGCATCGTGCTGGTGCAGGCGGCCGATCACGAGATGGCGCTGCGCGTCGGCGCGGACGCGCTGGCCTGCGATGCGCTCGGCGCCGTGGTGCTCGATCTGTGGGGCGAGGTGCGGGCCTTCGATCTCGTTGCCAGCCGCAAATATACGCTCGCCGCGCAAAGCTCCGGGGTGAGCTGCGTGATGCTGCGTACCTCCGCCTTGCCGATGGTCAGCACTGCGGAGACGCGCTGGGTGGTGCAGGCGGCGCCTTCGCCGGAGGTGGCGCCATGGGAGGCCTGGGGAGTGCCGATCCTCGATGCGCAACTTGTTCGCAACCGCCACGGCATGACAGGCCGTTGGATCATGGAATGGAAATGTGATGAGTGCCTTTTCCGTGAAACCTGGTCTCGTACAGACGAGACGGATTCTCAGTCTGTGGCTGCCGCGCCTGCCGACCGACCGCATCAAGCGCCAGCGCGTCCGCAACGGCGCGTTGCACGACGCGCATGA
- a CDS encoding Y-family DNA polymerase, translated as MKPGLVQTRRILSLWLPRLPTDRIKRQRVRNGALHDAHEPVIVVAKENNAWQVTALNDAAAGLGLEIGTPLANARAVCPDIGVCDADPVADTELLNAIADWCDRFTPLVALDPPHGLFLDITGCAHLFGGEAALMRQLCDTLHRQGFIVSAAIAGTSICARTLSRYKPNYIVAAGDEAKAVTPLPLYPLGADDTIIRGLRRAGLKTIGDVAARGRHEITARFGAAFTALLEAALGQSDSPISPRKPLPDYIVEKRFPEPIATDAVIAATLHGLAGMLIAAMDKQGKGARLLEAAFFRTDGAVRVIGAQTGQAVNRVETIDRLFRERLDAIADPLDPGFGFDMIRLSASHTEIVVQQQNDLDSRVQDNDEVLGLIDRLSARIGPRRVLVHLPVDTHIPELEANPMPAQQGLIDASSVPWPLRIAGEPPLRPLRLFERPEPIDVALAEFPDKPPKYFTWRRVKHVVRRAEGPERIAMEWWRMQEPQPTRDYFRIEDDRGQRLWIFRDGLYGEVLDAKENRIDPKWFVHGLFA; from the coding sequence GTGAAACCTGGTCTCGTACAGACGAGACGGATTCTCAGTCTGTGGCTGCCGCGCCTGCCGACCGACCGCATCAAGCGCCAGCGCGTCCGCAACGGCGCGTTGCACGACGCGCATGAGCCTGTCATCGTCGTTGCCAAGGAGAACAATGCCTGGCAGGTCACGGCGCTGAACGATGCGGCGGCCGGACTCGGCCTCGAGATTGGCACGCCGCTCGCCAATGCGCGCGCGGTCTGTCCCGATATCGGTGTCTGCGATGCCGATCCTGTCGCCGATACCGAATTGCTGAATGCCATCGCCGACTGGTGCGATCGTTTTACGCCGCTGGTTGCGCTCGATCCGCCGCATGGCCTGTTTCTCGATATCACCGGCTGCGCGCATCTGTTCGGCGGCGAGGCGGCGCTGATGCGGCAACTATGCGACACGCTGCACCGGCAGGGTTTCATTGTCAGTGCAGCCATTGCCGGCACCTCGATCTGCGCCCGTACACTGAGCCGTTACAAGCCCAATTACATCGTGGCTGCCGGCGACGAAGCCAAGGCCGTCACGCCGCTGCCACTTTATCCGCTCGGTGCCGATGATACGATCATCCGCGGTCTGCGCCGGGCTGGTCTCAAGACCATCGGCGATGTCGCGGCGCGTGGTCGTCATGAAATCACTGCGCGCTTTGGTGCGGCTTTCACCGCATTGCTGGAAGCGGCACTGGGGCAAAGCGACAGTCCGATCAGTCCGCGAAAACCGCTGCCGGATTACATCGTCGAGAAACGCTTCCCCGAGCCGATCGCGACGGATGCCGTAATCGCGGCGACGCTGCATGGTTTGGCCGGCATGCTGATCGCGGCAATGGACAAGCAGGGCAAAGGCGCACGTCTGCTGGAGGCGGCTTTTTTCCGCACCGATGGTGCGGTCCGCGTGATCGGCGCACAGACCGGGCAAGCGGTGAACCGCGTCGAGACCATAGACCGTCTGTTTCGCGAGCGCCTCGACGCCATCGCCGATCCCCTCGATCCCGGCTTCGGTTTCGACATGATCCGGCTCTCGGCCAGCCACACCGAAATCGTGGTGCAGCAGCAGAACGATCTCGACAGCCGCGTGCAGGACAATGACGAGGTGCTTGGCTTGATCGATCGTCTCTCGGCGCGGATCGGTCCGCGCCGTGTCCTTGTGCATCTGCCGGTCGATACGCATATTCCGGAGCTGGAAGCGAATCCGATGCCGGCCCAGCAGGGCCTGATCGATGCATCGTCTGTGCCATGGCCGCTGCGCATCGCCGGCGAGCCGCCGCTACGACCGCTGCGTTTGTTCGAACGGCCGGAGCCGATCGATGTCGCGCTCGCCGAATTTCCCGATAAGCCGCCGAAATATTTCACATGGCGACGCGTCAAGCATGTCGTGCGCCGCGCCGAAGGTCCGGAACGTATCGCGATGGAGTGGTGGCGCATGCAGGAGCCGCAGCCCACGCGCGACTACTTTCGCATTGAAGACGATAGGGGACAGCGGCTCTGGATCTTTCGCGATGGGCTCTATGGCGAGGTTCTGGATGCGAAGGAAAATCGCATCGATCCAAAATGGTTCGTGCACGGATTATTCGCATGA
- a CDS encoding error-prone DNA polymerase: protein MSKHPVKPPASAYAELGITTNFSFLHGGSHPQSYVHQASGIGLPVIGIADHNTLAGVVRAYSELGNKKISHPPRLLVGTRLVFVDGTPDIVVYPRDRDAYGRLCQLLSRGKLKADKGECHLTLTDLIDFAEGQLCIVSLPYRFDKAAALKTLDCLIRACPGNVWLAAAFFHHGDDKRRLARIERIADTVRVPLLATNEVLYHDDSQRPLQDVLTCIREKTTIDRIGRRLQANAERHLKSPSEMARLFRDYPEAITETFRFAERIQFTLDQLQYQYPDEPVPPGKTAQRHLEDLTWEGYRRHFPGEEDVKLIETLKKELALIAELGYAHYFLTVHDIVQFARREGILCQGRGSAANSAVCYMLDITSVNPAEVDLLFERFISKERLEPPDIDVDFEHVRREEVMQYVYRRYGRHRAAIIATVIHYRPRSAIRDVGKALGLTEDVTTALADTVWGSWGKGLDEMQVRQAGLDPSNPAIVQAVALATQLIEFPRHLSQHVGGYVLTQDNLDTYVPIGNAAMDDRTFIEWDKDDVDAMKMMKVDVLALGMLTCIRRCFELIFRHKGRRYELRDIKVQNKEESEPVFAMLQRGESLGVFQVESRAQMNMLPRLKPKTFYDLVIEVAIVRPGPIQGDMVHPYLKRREMDPDEIVYPYPKGGDKNELRKVLHKTLGVPLFQEQAMRIAIEAAKFTSEEANGLRRAMATFRNVGTIGNFQDKMIGQMIARGYDPVFARNCFEQIKGFGSYGFPESHAAAFAQLVYVSSWLKHHHPDVFCCGLLNSQPMGFYAPSQIVQDAQKNRVTVYPIDVSYSHSQNTLEDTGGAYHAVRLGFRQIDGFKWVDADEERLRQDRENPKPAPEDWGARIVEAREKLPFTSLEDFARDTSLPKRALIMLADADAFRSIGLDRRAALWAIRRLPDDRPLPLFEAAAARELSNENAAPLPVMPRAEEVVADYQSIRLSLKGHPMEFLRTMFAAEKVSTCAAVAASSNDTPARCAGVVLVRQRPGSAKGVIFMTLEDETGIANVVIWPKVMEKFRKEVMGARLIFVEGRIQSSKEKVVHLVAERLVDRSDELRYLANDALGPPRRLLSAPGPLNDDRREHPDNPAQRIRHPRDVRILPRSRDFH, encoded by the coding sequence ATGAGCAAGCATCCGGTCAAACCGCCGGCATCGGCCTATGCTGAACTCGGCATCACTACAAATTTTTCTTTCCTGCATGGCGGCTCGCATCCGCAAAGTTATGTGCATCAGGCCAGCGGAATCGGTCTGCCGGTCATCGGCATTGCCGATCACAACACGCTGGCCGGCGTGGTGCGTGCCTATAGCGAATTAGGAAACAAGAAAATTTCACATCCGCCCCGTCTGCTGGTCGGCACGCGTCTCGTTTTTGTCGATGGTACGCCCGATATCGTCGTCTATCCCCGGGATCGTGATGCTTATGGACGGCTATGCCAGTTGCTCAGCCGTGGAAAGCTGAAGGCGGATAAAGGCGAATGCCATCTCACGCTGACCGATCTGATCGATTTCGCCGAAGGACAGCTCTGCATCGTTTCTCTGCCGTATCGCTTCGACAAGGCGGCGGCGCTCAAGACGCTGGACTGTTTGATCAGGGCATGTCCCGGCAATGTTTGGCTCGCTGCCGCCTTTTTCCATCATGGGGATGACAAACGGCGTCTTGCGCGGATCGAACGTATTGCTGACACTGTCCGCGTGCCGCTGCTCGCGACCAATGAGGTCCTTTATCACGATGACAGCCAGCGGCCGCTCCAAGATGTGCTGACCTGCATTCGCGAGAAGACGACGATCGACAGGATCGGTCGTCGACTGCAGGCGAATGCCGAACGTCATCTCAAGTCGCCATCCGAGATGGCGAGGCTGTTTCGCGATTATCCGGAAGCGATCACCGAGACGTTTCGTTTCGCCGAACGCATTCAATTCACACTCGATCAGTTGCAATATCAATATCCCGATGAGCCGGTGCCGCCGGGGAAGACGGCCCAGCGGCATCTCGAAGATCTGACATGGGAAGGCTATCGCCGGCATTTTCCCGGCGAAGAAGATGTGAAGCTGATCGAGACCTTGAAGAAGGAGCTCGCACTGATCGCCGAACTTGGATACGCGCACTACTTCCTGACCGTCCACGATATCGTCCAATTCGCGCGTCGCGAGGGCATTCTCTGTCAGGGCCGTGGGTCGGCGGCCAATTCGGCGGTTTGCTACATGCTCGATATCACTTCGGTGAATCCCGCCGAAGTCGATCTCCTGTTCGAGCGGTTCATCTCCAAGGAACGCCTGGAGCCGCCGGATATCGATGTCGATTTCGAGCACGTTCGGCGCGAGGAGGTGATGCAATATGTCTATCGCCGCTATGGCCGTCATCGTGCCGCGATCATCGCCACCGTCATTCATTATCGCCCGCGCTCGGCGATCCGCGATGTCGGCAAGGCGCTGGGGCTCACCGAAGATGTCACCACGGCGCTGGCGGATACCGTCTGGGGCAGTTGGGGCAAGGGTCTCGACGAGATGCAGGTGAGACAGGCTGGGCTCGACCCGTCCAATCCAGCCATTGTGCAGGCGGTTGCGCTGGCGACGCAGTTGATCGAATTTCCGCGTCATCTCTCGCAGCATGTTGGCGGTTATGTGCTGACACAGGACAATCTCGACACGTATGTGCCGATCGGCAATGCGGCGATGGACGACCGCACCTTCATTGAATGGGACAAGGACGATGTCGATGCGATGAAGATGATGAAGGTCGATGTGCTCGCTCTGGGCATGCTGACCTGCATCCGCCGGTGTTTCGAATTGATTTTTCGCCACAAGGGGCGACGCTATGAGCTGAGGGACATCAAGGTCCAGAATAAGGAGGAATCCGAGCCGGTATTTGCCATGCTTCAGCGCGGCGAGTCCCTCGGTGTGTTTCAGGTCGAAAGCCGCGCGCAGATGAACATGCTGCCGCGGCTGAAACCGAAGACGTTCTACGATCTCGTCATTGAAGTCGCCATCGTGCGCCCTGGACCTATTCAGGGCGACATGGTGCATCCCTATTTGAAACGAAGGGAGATGGATCCGGACGAGATCGTCTATCCTTACCCGAAAGGTGGCGACAAGAACGAACTCCGCAAGGTTCTGCACAAGACGCTTGGTGTGCCGCTGTTTCAGGAGCAGGCCATGCGCATCGCCATTGAGGCTGCGAAATTTACGTCAGAGGAGGCCAACGGGCTGCGTCGCGCCATGGCGACATTCCGCAATGTCGGCACGATCGGAAATTTTCAGGACAAGATGATCGGCCAAATGATCGCGCGCGGTTACGATCCGGTTTTCGCCAGGAATTGCTTCGAGCAGATCAAGGGGTTCGGCAGTTACGGTTTCCCGGAAAGCCACGCAGCCGCCTTTGCGCAGCTTGTCTATGTTTCGTCGTGGCTGAAGCACCATCATCCCGACGTCTTCTGCTGCGGTCTCTTGAATTCCCAGCCGATGGGCTTCTATGCACCGTCGCAGATCGTCCAGGACGCACAGAAGAATCGCGTGACGGTGTATCCGATCGACGTTTCGTACAGCCATTCGCAGAATACGCTCGAAGACACCGGCGGCGCATATCATGCCGTTCGCCTCGGCTTCCGCCAGATCGATGGTTTCAAATGGGTTGATGCCGACGAGGAACGGCTGCGGCAGGACAGGGAAAACCCAAAGCCCGCGCCAGAGGACTGGGGCGCCCGTATCGTCGAAGCGCGCGAAAAACTTCCCTTCACCTCGCTGGAAGATTTCGCCCGCGACACCTCGCTGCCGAAACGGGCGCTGATCATGCTGGCCGATGCCGATGCGTTCCGTTCCATCGGTCTCGATCGTCGCGCCGCCCTATGGGCCATAAGGCGTTTGCCGGACGACAGACCGTTGCCTCTTTTCGAAGCGGCCGCCGCGCGCGAGCTGTCCAATGAAAACGCCGCGCCGCTGCCTGTCATGCCGCGGGCCGAGGAGGTGGTGGCGGACTATCAAAGTATCCGGCTGTCGCTCAAAGGCCATCCGATGGAATTCTTGCGGACGATGTTCGCCGCCGAGAAAGTCTCCACATGTGCGGCAGTCGCTGCCTCCTCCAATGACACGCCCGCGCGCTGTGCCGGCGTCGTGCTGGTGCGGCAGCGGCCGGGCAGCGCCAAAGGCGTGATCTTCATGACACTGGAGGATGAAACCGGCATCGCCAATGTCGTCATCTGGCCGAAGGTGATGGAGAAGTTCCGCAAGGAGGTGATGGGCGCACGGCTGATCTTCGTCGAAGGCCGCATTCAGAGCAGCAAGGAGAAAGTCGTGCATCTCGTCGCCGAGCGGCTGGTCGATCGCTCCGATGAACTGAGATACCTTGCCAATGATGCGCTCGGCCCGCCACGGCGCCTGCTATCGGCCCCGGGGCCGCTCAATGACGATCGCCGCGAACATCCCGACAATCCCGCCCAGCGCATCCGCCATCCGCGCGACGTGCGCATCCTGCCGCGCTCGCGGGACTTTCACTAG
- a CDS encoding CoA transferase, with product MQTPRDMLAELWARLGGDRAALDRVTLTGVEPALPSTFRVGAAAQVSIAAAGLAAAEIWRARSGQGQDIGVDMRHAVVECRSERYLRCDGNPPPPAWDAIAGVYHTGDGRFVRLHTNFPHHRDAVCKVLSCAPERGAVQAALMRWKGEEFETAAYAAGGVVALMRSYDEWTALPQAQAIAKLPLIEITRIGDAAPRPWPAGERPLAGLRVLDLSRVIAGPVAGRTLAVHGAEVMLVSSPNLPAIPWLTIDTGRGKRSCFIDLDTEQGRETLGGLLKGADIFCQGYRPQALGGRGFAPEDTARLSPGIVHVSLSAYGRSGPWAGRRGFDSLVQCATGFNHAEGQAAGVEGPKELPAQILDHATGYLMALGAMMARLRQAREGGSWHVQVSLARTGKWLWEMGRLAKGLDVPDIAGDVITPLVEELPSGFGTLSAVRHAAVLGFTPAYWARPAVPLGTDPPVWGSAA from the coding sequence ATGCAGACGCCGCGCGACATGCTTGCCGAGCTGTGGGCCCGGTTGGGCGGAGATCGCGCCGCGCTGGACCGCGTTACGCTGACCGGCGTCGAGCCTGCGCTGCCATCGACGTTTCGCGTCGGCGCCGCCGCACAGGTGTCGATCGCAGCGGCCGGTCTCGCCGCCGCCGAGATCTGGCGTGCCCGCAGCGGGCAGGGGCAGGATATCGGTGTCGATATGCGCCACGCCGTCGTCGAGTGCCGCAGCGAGCGTTACCTGCGCTGCGACGGCAATCCGCCGCCGCCGGCCTGGGACGCGATCGCCGGTGTCTATCATACCGGCGATGGTCGCTTCGTCCGCCTGCATACCAATTTCCCGCATCATCGCGATGCCGTCTGCAAGGTTCTGTCCTGCGCACCAGAACGCGGTGCCGTTCAGGCCGCACTGATGCGGTGGAAGGGTGAGGAGTTCGAGACCGCGGCCTATGCGGCCGGCGGTGTCGTCGCGCTCATGCGCAGCTACGACGAATGGACGGCGCTGCCGCAGGCACAAGCGATCGCCAAGCTGCCGCTTATCGAGATCACCAGGATCGGCGATGCCGCGCCACGGCCATGGCCCGCAGGCGAGAGGCCGCTTGCCGGCCTGCGCGTCCTCGATCTGTCGCGGGTGATTGCAGGCCCCGTCGCCGGGCGCACGCTTGCCGTCCATGGCGCTGAGGTGATGCTCGTTTCCAGTCCCAATCTCCCGGCGATCCCGTGGCTCACCATCGACACCGGTCGCGGCAAGCGCTCGTGTTTTATCGATCTCGATACCGAACAGGGCAGGGAGACGCTAGGCGGCCTGCTCAAGGGCGCCGATATCTTCTGCCAGGGCTATCGCCCGCAGGCGCTGGGCGGACGCGGCTTTGCGCCGGAGGACACTGCACGGCTCAGCCCCGGCATCGTTCACGTCTCGCTGTCGGCCTATGGTCGCAGTGGCCCTTGGGCGGGGCGCCGCGGGTTCGATTCGCTGGTTCAGTGCGCCACGGGCTTCAATCACGCCGAAGGGCAGGCGGCCGGCGTCGAGGGGCCGAAGGAGCTGCCGGCCCAGATCCTCGATCACGCCACCGGCTACCTGATGGCCCTTGGGGCCATGATGGCCAGGCTCCGCCAGGCGCGCGAGGGCGGCAGTTGGCATGTCCAGGTCTCGCTCGCGCGCACCGGAAAATGGCTGTGGGAGATGGGCCGCCTCGCAAAGGGCTTGGACGTGCCGGATATCGCCGGCGACGTCATTACGCCTCTTGTCGAGGAGCTGCCGTCCGGTTTCGGCACCTTGTCGGCTGTTCGTCATGCCGCTGTGCTAGGGTTCACACCTGCCTATTGGGCGCGACCCGCGGTGCCGCTCGGGACCGATCCGCCGGTATGGGGGTCCGCAGCATGA